From a single Solenopsis invicta isolate M01_SB chromosome 6, UNIL_Sinv_3.0, whole genome shotgun sequence genomic region:
- the LOC105200490 gene encoding 4'-phosphopantetheine phosphatase: MAAEVNGDERSHPRCIKLPPAVEVFANLKNAQTFAIDIGLSLTKIAYYSTVSYRKALYEDAEGLGNSGELAYKVFEGNRLHFVKFETRYIENCLDFVKKNLVDVERFHGKRIKVTGGGAFKYTPLLQEKLGLLVDKEDEIDCLIKGCNFLLKNIPCEAFEYHRHANPEYKFQQAGPHIFPYLLVNVGSGVSILKVESDEVFERVGGTATGGGTFWGLGSLLTKRKDFDELLQLAERGDHRNVDMLVKDIYGGDYSSQGLSGELIASSFGKAVACGQPKFSEADLVRSLLFTISNDIGHIASLYATVYNMDKVYFGGYFLRNHPLSMHTISYSIKYWSHDKVTPLFLRHEGYLGAIGAYLYGTEQTDKYSWLENYAGSSSFKDSVPTDFGIKVDQLEIDQAEYAVTFCPLLRDPASYNPDTTDLTQDKEARDYWLKCFEESVDKFVSRAINSQPHSPTAKDRGLKLKEKYINRLHYLQAQPFAYGALTVRILLDTIEHCMKEFDFPDPYLHQKRKENEEALMHLHNRITNLDQLEGAEKIKALILGVLSGNIFDWGAKDIAKLLETNDFGFEDAQAKIPGRPWLEDNLDDWIHRLQNGPPHKCAAIFVDNSGVDIVLGILPFARDLLQRGTKVILCANSMPALNDVTYPELVVMLRDAAKICNVIKQALEDNTLIPMETAHAGPCLDLSRLNLDLCLAMIEHNVDLIVIEGMGRTLHTNFHAKMKCECLKLAVVKNRWLALRLGGDMYAVICKYEQPTTPNAKIYDIEMKSETINDGCPSKCTEEATELCKCDNSSDRNTSKVSV; this comes from the exons ATGGCAGCGGAGGTCAACGGCGATGAGCGGTCGCACCCACGCTGTATCAAATTGCCACCTGCCGTCGAGGTGTTCGCCAATTTGAAAAATGCGCAGACCTTCGCCATAGACATTG gATTGTCCTTAACCAAAATTGCCTATTACTCAACAGTAAGTTATCGTAAGGCACTTTACGAAGATGCAGAAGGTTTAGGGAACAGTGGAGAACTAGCGTACAAAGTATTCGAGGGTAATAGACTGCATTTTGTTAAGTTTGAGACAAGATATATTGAGAACTGCTTAGACTTTGTCAAGAAGAATTTAGTGGATGTTGAACGATTTCatggaaaaagaattaaagtgaCTGGAGGCGGAGCATTCAAATATACACCATTGTTGCAAGAAAAATTAGGATTACT AGTTGACAAAGAAGATGAGATAGACTGTCTGATAAAGGGTTGTAATTTCTTGCTTAAAAATATACCATGTGAAGCGTTTGAGTATCATCGACATGCAAATCcagaatataaatttcaacaaGCTGGACCTCATATATTTCCATATTTGCTGGTTAATGTTGGCAGTGGTGTCAGTATTCTTAAA gtgGAATCGGATGAAGTATTTGAAAGAGTCGGTGGTACAGCCACAGGAGGGGGTACATTTTGGGGACTTGGATCACTACTTACGAAAAGAAAG GACTTTGACGAATTGCTGCAACTTGCAGAACGGGGGGATCATCGCAATGTAGATATGTTAGTGAAAGATATTTATGGGGGCGATTATTCCTCCCAAGGTTTATCTGGAGAGCTTATTGCATCGTCCTTTGGCAAGGCGGTAGCTTGTG gGCAACCAAAATTTTCCGAAGCTGATCTCGTAAGGAGTTTACTATTCACCATTAGCAATGATATTGGCCACATAGCTAGTTTGTATGCAACCGTTTACAACATGGACAAGGTTTACTTTGGTGGTTATTTCCTACGTAACCATCCACTATCAATGCACACCATCTCATACTCTATAAAATATTGGTCTCAT GATAAGGTAACGCCTCTCTTTCTTCGCCATGAAGGTTACCTTGGCGCAATCGGAGCGTATTTATATGGCACTGAACAAACGGACAAATACAGTTGGTTAGAAAATTACGCTGGATCATCGAGCTTTAAAGATTCCGTGCCAACCGATTTCGGAATTAAAGTCGATCAACTGGAAATTGATCAAGCAGAATATGCTGTAACGTTCTGCCCATTATTGCGAGATCCCGCATCTTACAATCCTGACACTACGGATCTCACTCAGGATAAAGAGGCAAG GGACTATTGGCTAAAATGTTTTGAAGAATCCGTGGATAAATTCGTATCGAGAGCTATTAACAGTCAACCACACAGTCCCACAGCAAAGGACAGaggattaaaattaaaggaGAAATACATCAACAGATTACACTATCTTCAGGCGCAACCATT TGCATATGGGGCACTTACTGTTAGAATATTGTTGGATACCATCGAGCATTGCATGAAAGAATTTGATTTTCCAGATCCATATTTACAT caaaaaagaaaagagaatgaAGAAGCATTGATGCACTTACACAATCGCATAACTAATCTAGATCAATTGGAAGGCGCGGAGAAGATAAAAGCTTTGATCCTTGGCGTTCTCAGTGGTAATATATTTGATTGGGGTGCAAAAGATATTGCAAAGCTATTGGAAACCAATGATTTTGGTTTTGAAGACGCCCAAGCGAAAATTCCAG GTAGACCATGGCTAGAGGATAATTTAGATGATTGGATACACAGATTGCAGAATGGACCACCTCATAAATGTGCAGCCATTTTTGTCGATAATAGCGGTGTAGATATAGTTCTTGGAATCCTGCCGTTTGCACGAGATTTATTGCAACGGGGAACCAAA GTAATATTATGCGCTAATTCTATGCCAGCTTTGAATGACGTAACGTATCCTGAATTGGTCGTTATGTTACGGGATGCCgcaaaaatttgtaatgttatAAAACAGGCTCTAGAAGATAATACTCTTATTCCTATGGAAACCGCGCATGCAGGTCCTTGTCTGGATCTCAg TCGTCTAAATTTGGATCTATGCCTTGCGATGATCGAGCACAACGTAGATCTTATAGTCATCGAAGGAATGGGTAGAACTCTACACACTAATTTTCATGCTAAAATGAAGTGCGAGTGTCTAAAATTGGCAGTCGTAAAAAATCGGTGGCTCGCGCTTCGTTTAGGCGGCGATATGTATGCTGTGATATGCAAATACGAGCAACCAACGACGCCGAATGCCAAGATTTACGATATCGAAATGAAATCGGAGACGATAAATGATGGTTGTCCGTCAAAATGTACAGAAGAGGCGACAGAACTTTGCAAATGCGATAATTCTAGCGACAGAAATACAAGTAAAGTATCAGTATAA
- the LOC105200492 gene encoding alpha-1,2-mannosyltransferase ALG9 — protein MAPNQRQRQLVLSKKELKKITGRRFSKPEESSDVGLVYPSYDTAFKLLLSARFCSAVWCHITDCDETYNYWEPSHYLLYGTGQQTWEYSPEYALRSYMYLLIHMVPAKVYHYLLEPNPVLVFYFTRCFLSVGCTLSEVYFYKNVCREFGIHVARLTLIFLILSSGMYISSAAFLPSSFSMYLSTVATAAWYARQYELAVFATAISSLLGWPFAALLGLPIAFEMLIRKRNWVTFIKWVIISAVVIGIPMVWIDSLYFGKLVIAPLNIIFYNVFTSHGPNLYGTEPLSYYLINGFLNFNFVFIGALLAPLGLFLVRLIVPARPRDRSCLSYWYSLAPLYLWILVFFLQPHKEERFLFPVYPMICLAGAIAVDIVQKLYFYFRTKLNPSHISCHYLQYTVHITVLTILTCGLLGLSRSLAIYKGYYAPMEIMTEANKLGMEGQVPSDVNINFCVGKEWHRFPSSFFFPSNNWKLQYLRSEFKGQLPQPFLNHENATSVIQAHFNDMNKEEPSRYFNLEKCHFLLDLDVGTETALEPNYSRLNHFTIIKSSKFLDTSKSHSFFRAFYIPFISHKFCTYGSYNLLQSNKFKSMLSSKQSNSKLS, from the exons ATGGCGCCTAATCAACGTCAACGACAGCTCGTTTTGTCgaagaaagaattaaaaaagatcaCTGGAAGGAGATTCTCAAA GCCAGAAGAGTCTTCCGATGTCGGACTTGTTTATCCTAGCTATGACACAGCTTTTAAATTACTGTTATCTGCAAGATTTTGCTCTGCCGTATGGTGTCACATAACAGACTGtgatgaaacatataattactGGGAACCA AGTCATTACTTGCTTTATGGGACAGGCCAGCAAACATGGGAATATAGTCCTGAATATGCCTTACGTTCATATATGTACTTATTAATTCACATGGTACCAGCGAAAGTTTATCACTACTTATTGGAGCCAAATCCTGTGCTAGTTTTCTACTTTACACGATGCTTCCTATCTGTAGGCTGTACATTATCTGAAGTATACTTTTACAA GAATGTTTGTCGTGAATTTGGAATCCACGTGGCAAGACTAACATTGATATTCCTTATTCTCAGTTCAGGGATGTATATCTCCAGTGCTGCGTTTCTACCATCGTctttttcaat GTATCTAAGTACTGTTGCCACAGCAGCTTGGTATGCTCGCCAATATGAATTGGCTGTCTTTGCCACCGCCATCTCTTCATTACTTGGATGGCCATTCGCTGCTTTACTGGG ACTTCCCATTGCCTTTGAAATGTTAATACGTAAACGAAACTGGGTCACGTTCATAAAATGGGTTATAATATCCGCTGTTGTTATTGGAATACCAATGGTATGGATAGATTCTTTGTATTTTGGCAAACTTGTCATCGCGCCATTGAACATCATATTCTACAATGTCTTTACTAGCCACGGACCTAATCTTTATGGCACTGAGCCGTTAAGTTATTACCTCATCAATGGGTTTTTGAATTTCAATTTCGTCTTTATCGGCGCATTACTGGCACCCTTGGGTTTA TTTTTAGTACGGTTAATCGTGCCAGCACGTCCAAGAGACCGTTCATGTCTTTCTTATTGGTATTCATTGGCTCCTTTATACCTGTGGATTCTTGTATTCTTTCTTCAGCCGCACAAA GAGGAACGGTTCTTGTTTCCAGTATATCCTATGATTTGTTTGGCAGGCGCTATAGCGGTGGATATTGTACAGAAGTTATACTTCTATTTTAGAACAAAACTCAATCCATCGCATATCAGTTGTCACTATTTGCAATATACTGTGCACATCACTGTTCTGACGATATTAACATGTGGTCTCTTGGGACTATCAAGATCATTGGCGATATATAAAG GATATTATGCTCCCATGGAAATTATGACTGAAGCTAACAAATTGGGAATGGAAGGCCAAGTACCTAGtgatgttaatataaatttttgtgttgGAAAAGAGTGGCATCGTTTTCCTAGCAGTTTTTTCTTTCCGTCCAACAA TTGGAAATTACAATATTTGAGATCCGAATTTAAAGGACAGCTACCTCAACCCTTTTTAAATCATGAAAATGCAACGAGTGTAATTCAAGCACATTTCAACGATATGAATAAAGAAGAACCGTCACGTTAT TTTAATCTAGAAAAATGCCATTTTCTATTAGATCTGGATGTAGGAACTGAAACAGCCCTAGAACCGAATTATTCTCGCCTAAATcattttactattataaaatcttCTAAGTTTTTAGATACATCAAA ATCGCATTCATTCTTCAGAGCGTTTTATATTCCGTTTATAtctcataaattttgtacatatggttcatataatttattacaaagtaATAAGTTTAAATCCATGCTTTCATCAAAACAAAGTAATTCCAAgctttcttaa
- the LOC105200493 gene encoding 39S ribosomal protein L14, mitochondrial, which produces MLSSSAVLNVISRCISTSTPVNHIIKLSRLRVVDNSEIGRLAMMEGRPPRCIHIYKKGKVGYIGDRVLVAIRGEKKKGILVGLKQKQAPKVPKFDSNNLVLIDDNGTPLGTRIHVPIPHILRTKMKEKTHIKGADYTKLLAIASRFV; this is translated from the exons ATGTTGTCGTCTTCTGCGGTGTTAAATGTTATAAGCAGGTGCATTTCTACATCAACTCCTGTaaatcatataattaaattaagtcgATTGAGGGTAGTGGACAACAGTGAGATAGGAAGGCTAGCTATGATGGAAGGTAGACCACCACGTTGTATACACATCTATAAGAAAGGAAAAGTAGGGTATATCG GTGACAGAGTTTTAGTTGCAATAAggggagaaaagaaaaagggtaTATTAGTTGGTTTGAAGCAAAAACAGGCCCCTAAAGTTCCAAAGTTTGACAGCAACAATTTGGTGCTCATAGATGACAATGGGACGCCTCTGGGTACAAGAATACATGTGCCTATTCCGCACATACTCCGaacaaaaatgaaagaaaagacCCACATCAAAGGAGCAGATTATACTAAACTATTAGCGATTGCATCCAGATTTGTATAG
- the LOC105200495 gene encoding cilia- and flagella-associated protein 300 — MEIDPKFTFVPLNEKIYVGINGKNTQEYLCKWGLKGNFVIQNFSFNEPFQQYHKYQLADAFFKDSTVAKALWSKQGYAWARQGIQASSVQIKQVPCSVLSMSFFNKLKNTDNGIVHSSGTICKRYDLQVEDFLVSDNLRGMLLDEESEEYGLYSEDEKNEFVFRIFQMLVLGGILCQFEDILQPYLDVTKSIYKDLIRVQKQNGSDNLVVSTLVLEVVAKDSKGQDYFPSNSNNRQNIAFLLIDANSHEITTFIHEYGGYCPID, encoded by the exons ATGGAGATTGATCCGAAATTCACGTTTGTGCCTCtaaatgagaaaatatatgtcGGAATTAATGGCAAAAATACGCAAGAATATCTGTGTAAATG gggtttaaaaggaaattttgttatccaaaatttttcatttaatgaaCCGTTCCAGCAGtatcataaatatcaattaGCTGAT GCGTTTTTTAAAGATAGTACCGTTGCAAAAGCATTGTGGTCCAAACAGGGCTATGCGTGGGCAAGACAAG gTATACAAGCATCGAGTGTTCAGATAAAACAAGTTCCATGCTCAGTTTTAAGTATGTCattctttaacaaattaaaaaatactgatAACGGGATTGTACATAGTTCAGGAACAATCTGTAAAAGATATGATCTGCAAGTAGAAGACTTTTTGGTATCTGACAATTTGCGGGGT ATGCTTTTGGATGAGGAGTCAGAAGAATACGGTCTTTACTCGGAAGATGAGAAAAACGAGTTTGTGTTCCGTATTTTTCAAATGCTCGTCCTTGGTGGAATATTGTGTCAATTTGAGGATATATTACAGCCATATCTAGATGTTACCAAAAGTATTTACAAGGATCTCATAAG AGTGCAGAAGCAAAATGGTTCAGATAATCTGGTCGTAAGTACTTTAGTGTTAGAAGTAGTTGCTAAGGATAGCAAAGGCCAAGATTATTTCCCATCTAATTCCAACAACCGGCAAAATATCGCGTTTCTATTGATAGACGCTAATTCTCATGAAATTACAACTTTTATACACGAATATGGTGGATACTGTCCTATAGATTGA